Proteins from a single region of Deinococcus aquaedulcis:
- a CDS encoding M12 family metallopeptidase produces MPRFTPVLLLSLLLAACSTAPTSAPEARTAPKTQPATLIMPDGTHQQVMGFEQDGYLMLEEDIILADLSAPKEQGTYVVDTRYRWTGRTIPYTFASNVPQAIRDRVVAAAANIRSNTNVIVTPRTNQSNYVQITYNTGTSCASSLGMVGGRQTITLADRCSTGTIIHEFGHAMGLFHEQTRPDRDSYVQIQWSNIPTDWHSQYQIRSGSRGYGAYDFDSIMHYPAYFDGKLAIKPLNSSIDLNRMGQRNGFSTIDKSTINFMYPR; encoded by the coding sequence ATGCCGAGATTCACGCCGGTTCTGCTGCTGTCCCTTCTTCTTGCCGCCTGCTCCACAGCGCCCACCAGCGCCCCCGAGGCCCGCACCGCCCCCAAGACCCAGCCCGCCACGCTGATCATGCCCGACGGCACTCATCAGCAGGTGATGGGCTTCGAGCAGGACGGCTACCTGATGCTTGAAGAGGACATCATCCTGGCCGACCTGAGTGCCCCCAAGGAGCAGGGCACGTACGTGGTGGACACCCGTTACCGCTGGACGGGCCGCACGATTCCCTACACCTTCGCCAGCAACGTGCCCCAGGCCATTCGTGACCGCGTGGTGGCGGCAGCCGCCAACATCCGCAGCAACACCAACGTGATCGTTACGCCGCGCACGAACCAGAGCAACTACGTGCAGATCACGTACAACACCGGCACATCCTGCGCCTCCAGCCTGGGCATGGTGGGCGGGCGCCAGACCATCACCCTGGCTGACCGCTGCTCCACCGGCACCATCATCCACGAGTTCGGCCACGCCATGGGCCTGTTCCACGAGCAGACCCGTCCCGACCGCGACAGCTACGTGCAGATTCAGTGGAGCAACATTCCCACCGACTGGCACAGCCAGTACCAGATTCGCAGTGGTTCGCGCGGTTACGGCGCCTACGACTTCGATTCGATCATGCACTACCCCGCCTACTTTGACGGCAAGCTAGCGATCAAGCCGCTGAACAGCAGCATTGATCTGAACCGCATGGGCCAGCGCAACGGCTTTTCCACGATTGACAAGAGCACCATCAACTTCATGTACCCCCGCTGA
- the crtI gene encoding phytoene desaturase family protein — protein MTPTTLSPTHPRRKTALIIGAGFGGLSLGIRLQSLGFETTILERLDGPGGRAYQKRTPDGYVFDMGPTVITVPHFIEELFALEHGAAGLTTPDYPPHVLAPDARIKEGDSGGPRTRDYVKLVPILPFYRIYFDDGTFFDYDGDPDNTRRQILALAPDDLAGYERFHADAQAIFERGFLELGYTHFGDMGSMWRVVPDLLKLDAVRTLFSFTSKYFASPKLRQVFSFETLLVGGNPLSVPAIYAMIHFVEKTWGIHYVMGGTGALVRAFVQKFEELGGQIRYGAGVDELLVTDDRGRPVRRPLGRRVARGVRLESGEELHADLVVSNGDWANTYLKRVPAPARLVNSDLRVKAARQSMSLVVIYFGFRKSGEDLGLRHHNIILGPRYEALLTEIFGRKVLGQDFSQYLHVPTLTDPSLAPEGHHAAYTLIPVPHNGSGLDWSVEGPRLVDRVLTFLDERGYIPGLRERLTHQEFITPDYFEGTLDSYLGNAFGPEPRLTQSAFFRPHNRSEDVKNLYLVGAGAQPGGGTPSVMMSAKMTARLIAQDFGLHPDLLGEGVKSAAD, from the coding sequence ATGACCCCCACCACCCTCTCCCCCACCCATCCCCGCCGCAAGACGGCCCTGATTATCGGCGCCGGTTTCGGCGGCCTGAGCCTGGGCATTCGCCTGCAGAGCCTGGGCTTTGAGACCACCATTCTGGAGCGCCTGGACGGCCCCGGGGGCCGCGCTTACCAGAAGCGCACGCCGGACGGCTACGTGTTCGACATGGGCCCCACCGTGATCACCGTGCCGCACTTTATCGAGGAGCTGTTTGCCCTGGAACATGGCGCCGCCGGGCTGACCACCCCCGATTACCCGCCTCATGTGCTGGCCCCGGACGCGCGGATCAAGGAAGGGGACAGCGGCGGCCCCCGCACCCGCGACTACGTGAAGCTGGTGCCCATCCTGCCCTTTTACCGCATTTACTTCGATGACGGCACGTTCTTTGACTACGACGGCGACCCCGACAACACCCGGCGCCAGATTCTGGCCCTGGCCCCGGACGATCTGGCAGGCTACGAACGCTTTCACGCCGACGCCCAGGCCATTTTCGAGCGTGGGTTTCTGGAACTGGGCTACACCCACTTTGGCGACATGGGCAGCATGTGGCGGGTGGTGCCGGACCTGCTGAAACTCGACGCCGTACGCACGCTGTTTTCCTTTACCAGCAAGTATTTTGCCAGCCCCAAGCTGCGGCAGGTGTTCTCCTTTGAAACGCTGCTGGTGGGCGGCAACCCGCTGTCGGTGCCGGCCATCTACGCCATGATTCACTTCGTCGAGAAAACCTGGGGCATTCACTACGTGATGGGCGGCACGGGCGCGCTGGTGCGGGCCTTTGTGCAGAAGTTCGAGGAACTGGGCGGGCAGATTCGCTACGGCGCCGGGGTAGACGAACTGCTGGTGACCGATGACCGGGGCCGCCCGGTGCGCCGCCCCCTGGGCCGCCGTGTGGCGCGCGGGGTGCGCCTGGAGAGTGGCGAGGAGCTGCACGCCGATCTGGTGGTCAGCAACGGCGACTGGGCCAATACCTACCTCAAACGGGTGCCCGCCCCCGCGCGGCTGGTGAACAGCGATCTGCGCGTCAAGGCCGCCCGCCAGAGCATGAGCCTCGTGGTGATCTACTTCGGCTTTCGCAAGAGCGGCGAGGACCTGGGGCTGCGCCACCACAACATCATCCTGGGGCCGCGCTACGAGGCCCTGCTGACCGAGATTTTCGGCCGCAAGGTGCTGGGCCAGGACTTTAGCCAGTACCTGCATGTGCCCACCCTGACCGATCCCTCGCTGGCGCCCGAAGGCCACCACGCCGCCTATACCCTGATTCCGGTGCCGCACAACGGCAGCGGCCTTGACTGGTCGGTGGAAGGGCCCCGGCTGGTGGACCGGGTGCTGACCTTTCTGGACGAACGCGGCTACATTCCGGGCCTGCGCGAGCGCCTGACGCACCAGGAGTTCATTACCCCCGACTATTTCGAGGGCACGCTTGACAGTTACCTGGGCAATGCGTTTGGCCCGGAACCGCGCCTGACCCAGAGTGCGTTTTTCCGCCCACACAACCGCAGCGAGGACGTGAAGAACCTGTACCTCGTGGGCGCGGGCGCGCAACCGGGCGGCGGCACGCCCAGCGTGATGATGTCGGCCAAGATGACGGCCCGCCTGATCGCCCAGGACTTTGGCCTGCACCCTGATCTGCTGGGTGAGGGTGTGAAAAGCGCCGCCGACTGA
- a CDS encoding S9 family peptidase: protein MPTPPSAPRKPTLHLQHGHERPDDYHWLKTQGKTDPEVLAYLRAENEYLAGVLSPLRAEQEAIYQDLLSHVQERDEQPEVVRGAHAYFTRTEEGQAHPLYLRRPLGGGEPQVLLDLNALKAEEDLANVWVYATAPSPDGRFWAYLLDTTGQEVFELRVLDTQTGKLAHPPLRGLNGWVLAWSSDGRALYYATDDATQRSYRLWRHLLGQPQAGDTLLVQEDDPTFRLGAYVSENGQTLLICSASNRAQAWWVLSTHDTQGLPAPLLARERGTEVPVLTDGGDHWLALTNHGGAEEFKLVRWPKRGDGAPLAWADAADVLPYDEGRHLQNGRLFQDHLLLAGREDGFTALWVLRREAGGYGPAQRVPFPEASVTVGIGPNYVYDSPTARITHTSLTRPLEHLDLNLETLETTLVKATPVPQYDPALYVSEQVLATAPDGERIPVSLLRRRDTPLPAPTLLYGYGSYGLSINPTFVAGRLPLVDRGWVWAIAHIRGGAERGRRWYDGGRLGHKMNTFTDFIAAGEVLRAQGVARELVAMGRSAGGLLMGSVVNLRPDLWTAASVGVPFVDVLSTMLDDTIPLTTAEYDEWGNPNRPEDYAVMAAYSPYDNLKAGRYPHLFVSTGLNDPRVAYWEPAKYAARVRTLAAPGSGVVVLKTIMGAGHGGSSSRYEALNELAEEYAFLQAAVQGRLHPAEDMPTHAD from the coding sequence ATGCCCACTCCGCCGAGCGCGCCCCGCAAGCCCACGCTTCACCTTCAGCACGGCCACGAGCGCCCGGACGACTACCACTGGCTGAAAACCCAGGGCAAGACCGACCCCGAGGTACTGGCCTACCTGAGGGCCGAAAACGAGTATCTGGCCGGGGTGCTCTCGCCGCTCCGGGCCGAGCAGGAGGCCATTTACCAGGACCTCCTCTCGCACGTGCAGGAGCGCGACGAACAGCCCGAGGTGGTGCGCGGCGCCCACGCTTATTTCACCCGCACCGAGGAGGGGCAGGCCCATCCCCTCTACCTGCGCCGGCCCCTGGGTGGGGGCGAGCCCCAGGTGCTGCTGGACCTGAATGCCCTGAAGGCTGAAGAGGACTTGGCCAACGTGTGGGTGTACGCCACCGCGCCCAGCCCCGACGGCCGGTTCTGGGCCTACCTGCTGGACACCACCGGCCAGGAGGTGTTTGAACTGCGGGTGCTGGACACCCAGACTGGCAAGCTGGCGCACCCGCCCCTGCGCGGCCTGAACGGCTGGGTGCTGGCCTGGAGCAGTGACGGCCGCGCGCTCTACTACGCCACCGACGACGCCACCCAGCGTTCGTACCGCCTCTGGCGCCACCTGCTGGGCCAGCCCCAGGCCGGGGACACCCTGCTGGTGCAGGAGGACGACCCCACCTTCCGGCTGGGCGCCTACGTCAGCGAGAACGGGCAGACCCTCCTGATTTGCAGCGCCAGCAACCGCGCCCAGGCGTGGTGGGTGCTGTCCACCCACGACACCCAGGGTCTTCCTGCGCCGCTGCTGGCCCGCGAGCGCGGCACCGAGGTCCCGGTGCTGACCGACGGCGGCGACCACTGGCTGGCCCTGACCAACCACGGTGGGGCCGAAGAATTCAAGCTGGTGCGCTGGCCCAAGCGAGGGGACGGTGCGCCCCTGGCCTGGGCCGACGCCGCCGACGTATTGCCCTACGACGAAGGGCGCCACCTGCAAAATGGGCGCCTGTTCCAGGATCATCTGCTGCTGGCCGGGCGCGAGGACGGTTTCACGGCGCTGTGGGTCCTGCGCCGCGAGGCGGGCGGCTATGGCCCTGCCCAGCGCGTGCCCTTTCCCGAGGCCAGTGTGACCGTGGGCATCGGCCCGAATTACGTTTATGACAGCCCCACAGCCCGCATCACCCACACCAGCCTGACCCGGCCCCTGGAACACCTGGACCTGAACCTGGAAACGCTCGAAACCACCCTGGTCAAGGCCACCCCAGTGCCGCAGTACGACCCGGCCCTGTACGTCAGCGAACAGGTGTTGGCCACGGCGCCAGACGGCGAGCGCATTCCGGTCAGCCTCCTGCGCCGCCGCGACACGCCGCTGCCCGCTCCCACGCTGCTCTACGGGTACGGCAGCTACGGCCTCAGCATCAATCCCACCTTCGTGGCGGGGCGCCTGCCGCTGGTGGACCGGGGCTGGGTGTGGGCCATCGCGCACATCCGGGGCGGCGCGGAGCGGGGCCGGCGCTGGTATGACGGGGGCCGCCTGGGCCACAAGATGAACACCTTTACGGACTTCATCGCGGCGGGCGAGGTGCTGCGGGCCCAAGGGGTGGCGCGCGAACTGGTGGCCATGGGCCGCAGCGCCGGCGGCCTGCTGATGGGCAGCGTGGTCAACCTGCGCCCGGACCTGTGGACGGCGGCCTCGGTGGGCGTGCCATTCGTGGACGTGCTGAGCACCATGCTGGACGACACCATTCCCCTCACCACGGCCGAATACGACGAGTGGGGCAACCCCAACCGCCCCGAGGACTACGCGGTCATGGCGGCGTACAGCCCCTACGACAACCTGAAGGCGGGGCGCTACCCCCACCTGTTTGTCAGTACCGGCCTGAACGATCCCCGGGTGGCCTACTGGGAACCGGCCAAGTACGCGGCGCGCGTGCGAACCCTGGCAGCGCCCGGCAGCGGCGTGGTGGTCCTGAAAACCATCATGGGCGCTGGGCACGGTGGCTCTAGCAGCCGCTACGAGGCCCTGAACGAACTGGCCGAGGAATATGCCTTCCTGCAAGCGGCAGTGCAGGGCCGTCTGCACCCCGCCGAGGACATGCCCACCCACGCGGATTGA
- a CDS encoding Fur family transcriptional regulator, whose product MTAARSTRQRDVIARVLHDAEGPLAVADVLARARTDLPALGVATVYRTLKLLTEQGRIHPVTLDGETRYEPSGKGHHHHFSCTACGRVFTLHTCPVALPSGTVYPGGFVVEAHEVTLYGRCPECVRGEAPAG is encoded by the coding sequence GTGACCGCCGCGCGCAGCACCCGGCAGCGCGACGTGATTGCCCGCGTGCTGCACGACGCCGAAGGGCCGCTGGCCGTGGCCGACGTGCTGGCGCGCGCCCGCACCGATCTGCCCGCCCTGGGCGTGGCCACCGTGTACCGCACCCTGAAGCTGCTGACCGAACAGGGCCGCATACACCCGGTCACTCTGGACGGCGAAACCCGCTACGAGCCCAGCGGCAAGGGCCACCACCACCACTTCAGCTGTACCGCCTGCGGCCGGGTGTTCACCCTGCACACCTGTCCCGTGGCCCTGCCCAGCGGCACGGTCTACCCCGGCGGCTTCGTGGTAGAGGCCCACGAGGTGACCCTGTACGGCCGCTGCCCTGAATGCGTGCGCGGCGAAGCACCGGCTGGCTAA
- a CDS encoding zinc metalloprotease gives MRKLSLATALLSVALLAACNPSPAPTPEPTPTPAPTPGTQTDFGRLQTLKPGQEDTVRTKLKVNIVFVGYRQTLPGQVATARQISTQDFTQTLPKTYDAVNRIPSAYGRIEKTGNTFDFDYNYVFANQAFEDDFFKYLLSKGTEKNLTVQQRSYNCQTDPNTQNPTCATPAGNINRPITGNLEIDALETENWLADNVGRVGVKPGEHTIYFINWFDRPDFKFHSYTRATAADTDTGTVFGARGSRRLIAWGGSTRQGAAAQRVWFYDLSANPDPWTRAFDITNPDTDGDGAPDYRMPPIWEYGTRKASIGFGRKVSPDLALVARYTAINLLFTPSPIYRAALTPPQMPEEILLDTHVEQGAGAVAPATVLKPQLLQDRVSVLQPFAKFSTVIKETPLDGNLADVYKCFFPVEADDICSPDYTDFSGEALFQYGVRELREAYKTTPAKQYRLPIYLFNDSTNSQGGLLGIAYDDGETGTQSFVYSFLTPDLISAGYGFTDTTVHEAGHHLSLSHPHDGYDSEQNLSYGPSGDFFFVNTGDQSATIMSYNDLSRTFGQFNLDSQYRYLTAAYLNNTNAILELTRRAGKASGVGSVVVNADSLFTQAKAKYDALDYLGAAQLAHQGYRAVLGAAQTAGVSVQGYKWYENLNGLQAQNVAAKPRVSKTFQAQQGLVIFPEETPMQRKLRTEQ, from the coding sequence ATGCGCAAACTGTCCCTGGCCACCGCCCTGCTCAGCGTCGCTCTGCTCGCGGCCTGTAACCCGTCCCCGGCCCCCACGCCCGAGCCGACCCCCACCCCGGCCCCCACGCCCGGCACCCAGACGGACTTTGGCCGCCTGCAGACCCTGAAACCCGGCCAGGAAGACACCGTGCGCACCAAGCTGAAAGTGAACATTGTGTTCGTGGGCTACCGCCAGACGCTGCCCGGACAGGTGGCCACCGCCCGCCAGATCAGCACGCAGGACTTTACCCAGACCCTGCCCAAGACCTACGACGCGGTCAACCGTATTCCCAGCGCCTACGGCCGCATTGAGAAGACGGGGAACACCTTCGATTTCGACTACAACTACGTGTTCGCCAACCAGGCCTTTGAAGACGACTTCTTCAAGTACCTGCTGAGCAAGGGCACCGAGAAGAACCTGACGGTGCAGCAGCGCAGTTACAACTGCCAGACCGACCCCAACACCCAGAACCCCACGTGCGCAACCCCGGCTGGCAACATTAACCGCCCCATCACCGGCAACCTCGAGATTGACGCGCTGGAGACGGAAAACTGGCTGGCGGACAACGTGGGCCGCGTGGGCGTTAAGCCCGGCGAGCACACCATCTACTTCATCAACTGGTTTGACCGCCCCGACTTCAAGTTCCACAGCTACACCCGCGCCACGGCCGCCGATACCGATACCGGCACCGTCTTCGGCGCACGTGGCAGCCGCCGCCTGATCGCCTGGGGGGGCAGCACCCGTCAGGGCGCCGCCGCGCAGCGCGTGTGGTTCTACGACCTGTCGGCCAACCCCGATCCCTGGACCCGCGCCTTTGACATCACCAACCCTGATACCGACGGTGACGGCGCGCCCGACTACCGCATGCCGCCCATCTGGGAATACGGCACCCGCAAGGCCAGCATCGGCTTCGGGCGCAAGGTCAGCCCAGACCTCGCCCTGGTGGCGCGTTACACCGCCATCAACCTGCTCTTTACGCCCAGCCCCATCTACCGCGCGGCGCTGACGCCCCCGCAGATGCCTGAGGAGATTCTGCTGGACACCCATGTGGAACAGGGCGCGGGCGCCGTTGCCCCCGCCACGGTGCTCAAGCCGCAGCTGCTTCAGGACCGCGTGTCGGTGCTGCAGCCGTTCGCCAAGTTCAGCACGGTCATCAAGGAAACGCCCCTGGACGGCAACCTGGCGGACGTCTACAAGTGCTTCTTCCCCGTAGAGGCCGACGATATCTGCTCGCCCGACTACACCGACTTCAGCGGCGAGGCCCTGTTCCAGTACGGCGTGCGCGAACTGCGCGAGGCGTACAAGACCACGCCCGCCAAGCAGTACCGCCTGCCCATCTACCTGTTCAACGACAGCACCAACAGCCAGGGTGGTCTGCTGGGCATCGCCTACGACGACGGCGAAACCGGCACCCAGAGCTTCGTCTACTCCTTCCTGACGCCTGACCTGATCAGCGCGGGCTACGGCTTTACCGACACCACGGTGCACGAGGCCGGCCACCACCTCAGCCTGTCGCACCCGCACGACGGCTATGACAGCGAGCAGAACCTGTCGTACGGCCCCAGCGGTGACTTCTTCTTCGTGAACACCGGGGACCAGAGCGCCACGATCATGTCCTACAACGACCTGTCGCGCACCTTCGGGCAGTTCAACCTGGACAGCCAGTACCGCTACCTGACGGCTGCCTACCTGAATAACACCAACGCCATTCTGGAACTGACCCGCCGCGCCGGGAAGGCCAGCGGCGTGGGCAGCGTGGTCGTCAACGCCGACAGCCTCTTTACCCAGGCCAAGGCCAAGTACGACGCCCTGGATTACCTGGGCGCCGCACAGCTGGCCCACCAGGGTTACCGCGCCGTACTGGGCGCGGCCCAGACGGCCGGCGTGAGCGTGCAGGGCTACAAGTGGTACGAGAACCTCAACGGCCTGCAGGCCCAGAACGTGGCCGCCAAGCCGCGCGTGAGCAAGACCTTCCAGGCCCAGCAGGGACTGGTGATCTTCCCCGAAGAAACCCCCATGCAGCGCAAACTCCGCACCGAGCAGTAA
- a CDS encoding OsmC family protein has translation MAEIARKASAHWEGDLRSGKGTVSTGSGVLEGAQYSFGTRFENGKGTNPEELLAAAHAGCFTMQLSALLANHGHTIEALDTQATCEMVKDGPGFKVSTMRLTVRGKITGSDQADFEAHVRDAAEKCPLSRVMAGNVEIIHEAILE, from the coding sequence ATGGCAGAGATTGCACGGAAGGCTTCGGCCCACTGGGAAGGCGACCTGAGAAGCGGCAAGGGCACGGTCAGCACTGGCAGCGGCGTGCTGGAAGGCGCGCAGTACTCCTTTGGCACGCGGTTCGAGAACGGCAAGGGCACCAACCCCGAAGAGCTGCTGGCGGCGGCGCACGCGGGCTGCTTCACCATGCAGCTGTCCGCCCTGCTGGCGAACCACGGCCACACCATTGAGGCGCTGGACACCCAAGCCACCTGCGAGATGGTGAAAGACGGCCCCGGCTTCAAGGTCAGCACCATGCGCCTGACCGTGCGCGGCAAGATCACTGGCAGCGATCAGGCCGACTTTGAGGCCCACGTGCGCGACGCCGCCGAGAAGTGCCCCCTGAGCCGCGTGATGGCGGGCAACGTGGAGATCATCCACGAAGCGATTCTGGAATAG
- a CDS encoding alpha/beta hydrolase, producing the protein MQSQIWSVPGAPVEGYVWPAAHARGAVLLAHGFGEYAGRYVERYHALIPTLVGAGFTVYAYDQRGHGRSGGRRAVVDLTQLVEDHLKAREALRSLSGPLFLLGHSMGGLVTAASVARDPRGVAGVVLTSPALLVGKNERPWLKRLAPVVARVAPGLKTTALPTGGLSRLAEEVSAYEADETMYHGHVPALTGASMLRLSESLWPHYARWRVPTLVLHGSEDQLTDPRGSQRFAEAIASPDKTLHLVQGGYHELLNDEPREDIRRRIVEWLQARVPQEGQS; encoded by the coding sequence ATGCAAAGTCAAATCTGGTCGGTGCCTGGGGCGCCGGTGGAGGGGTATGTGTGGCCCGCCGCGCACGCACGCGGCGCGGTGTTGCTGGCCCACGGCTTCGGGGAATACGCCGGACGCTACGTGGAGCGCTATCACGCCCTGATTCCCACCCTGGTGGGGGCCGGCTTCACGGTGTACGCCTACGACCAGCGCGGCCACGGGCGCTCCGGCGGGCGCCGGGCGGTGGTGGATCTGACCCAACTGGTCGAAGACCATCTAAAGGCCAGAGAAGCGCTGCGCAGCCTGTCCGGGCCACTGTTTCTGCTGGGGCATTCGATGGGCGGCCTGGTCACGGCTGCCAGCGTGGCGCGCGATCCGCGTGGAGTGGCCGGGGTGGTGCTCACCAGCCCCGCGCTGCTGGTGGGGAAAAACGAGCGGCCCTGGCTCAAGCGGCTGGCGCCCGTGGTGGCGCGCGTGGCCCCGGGCCTGAAAACCACCGCGCTGCCCACCGGGGGCCTGTCGCGGCTGGCCGAGGAAGTCAGCGCCTACGAGGCCGACGAAACGATGTACCACGGACACGTGCCGGCCCTGACTGGCGCGAGCATGCTGCGCCTCAGCGAAAGCCTGTGGCCGCACTACGCGCGCTGGAGGGTGCCCACGTTGGTGCTGCACGGCAGCGAGGACCAGCTGACCGACCCGCGCGGCAGCCAGCGGTTCGCAGAGGCCATCGCATCCCCCGACAAGACCTTGCACCTCGTGCAGGGCGGCTACCACGAACTGCTCAACGACGAGCCACGTGAGGACATCCGCCGCCGGATCGTCGAATGGCTGCAGGCGCGGGTGCCACAGGAGGGGCAGAGCTGA
- a CDS encoding class I SAM-dependent methyltransferase, which produces MNAMPGPPQHQENLNLTLAQRSNLWPLTARGYHAWRAQSLRLLGAPGLTLAREAALLRDLCRPGPGQQWLDAGTSSGFYAGVLARAGAEVLAADLSAPMLQEAQRRQRGLGIQWRQLNLEASGLPACSFDGVTVGATLNETHDPARLLAELARLLRPGGQLWLMYLRRTAGPLQTALARPALGGLTFPDPAWVARALPELRLIHGLNEGAVRFERYEKAGGGQLGPGQAARTL; this is translated from the coding sequence ATGAACGCAATGCCAGGCCCGCCCCAGCACCAAGAAAATCTGAACCTGACCCTGGCGCAGCGCTCCAACCTGTGGCCACTGACTGCGCGGGGCTACCACGCGTGGCGCGCCCAGTCGCTGCGGCTGCTCGGCGCCCCCGGTCTGACCCTGGCGCGCGAGGCCGCCCTGCTGCGTGACCTGTGCCGCCCGGGGCCGGGCCAGCAGTGGCTGGACGCCGGCACCAGCAGCGGCTTTTATGCCGGGGTACTGGCCCGCGCGGGCGCAGAGGTGCTGGCCGCCGACCTGAGCGCGCCCATGCTGCAAGAAGCGCAGCGGCGCCAGCGCGGGCTGGGCATCCAGTGGCGGCAGCTGAATCTGGAAGCCAGCGGCCTGCCCGCCTGCAGCTTTGACGGCGTGACCGTGGGCGCCACCCTGAACGAAACCCATGACCCTGCCCGGCTGCTGGCCGAGCTGGCGCGGCTGCTGCGCCCCGGCGGGCAGCTGTGGCTGATGTACCTGCGCCGCACGGCCGGGCCCCTGCAGACCGCCCTGGCCCGGCCCGCCCTGGGCGGCCTGACCTTTCCCGACCCCGCCTGGGTGGCCCGCGCCCTGCCAGAGCTGCGCCTAATCCATGGCCTGAACGAGGGGGCCGTGCGCTTTGAGCGCTACGAAAAGGCCGGGGGAGGCCAGCTGGGGCCCGGGCAAGCCGCAAGAACTCTGTAA
- a CDS encoding phytoene/squalene synthase family protein: MTRTHSKTFYLGSRFFPAQQRRAVWAVYAACRDGDDIVDEASGEAARAGLDAWWARMQAAFAGQPGPHPIDTALAWAAQTYPIPLSAFAELHEGLRMDLESREYRDMADLTLYCRRVAGVVGFMIAPISGYEGGERTLDHALKLGQAMQLTNILRDVGEDLTRGRVYLPAGLLAEYGVSRADLERGEVTPEYRALMRHLSELARTWYAEGRAGIPCLNGRARLAVAAAARAYEGILDDLARGDFDNFGRRAHVSGTRKLLLLPRAWWEVRAAPAPLS, from the coding sequence GTGACGCGCACGCACAGCAAAACCTTTTACCTGGGCTCGCGCTTTTTTCCGGCCCAGCAGCGCCGGGCGGTGTGGGCGGTGTACGCCGCCTGCCGCGACGGCGACGACATTGTGGACGAGGCCAGCGGCGAGGCGGCGCGCGCCGGCCTGGACGCGTGGTGGGCGCGGATGCAGGCGGCCTTTGCCGGGCAGCCGGGGCCCCACCCCATAGACACCGCCCTGGCCTGGGCCGCGCAGACCTACCCCATCCCGCTCTCGGCCTTTGCCGAACTGCATGAGGGCCTGCGCATGGACCTGGAATCGCGCGAGTACCGCGACATGGCCGACCTGACCCTGTACTGCCGCCGGGTGGCGGGGGTGGTGGGCTTTATGATCGCGCCCATCAGCGGCTACGAGGGCGGCGAGCGCACCCTGGACCACGCCCTGAAGCTGGGTCAGGCCATGCAGCTGACCAACATCCTGCGCGACGTGGGCGAGGACCTGACCCGGGGCCGGGTGTACCTGCCCGCCGGGCTGTTGGCCGAGTATGGCGTGAGCCGCGCCGACCTGGAACGCGGCGAGGTCACCCCCGAGTACCGCGCCCTGATGCGCCACCTCTCCGAACTGGCCCGGACGTGGTACGCCGAGGGCCGCGCCGGGATTCCCTGCCTGAACGGCCGGGCCCGACTGGCGGTGGCCGCCGCCGCCCGCGCCTACGAGGGCATTCTGGATGACCTGGCACGCGGTGACTTCGACAACTTCGGGCGGCGGGCGCACGTGAGTGGCACCCGCAAACTGCTGCTGCTGCCCCGGGCGTGGTGGGAAGTGCGCGCCGCGCCCGCGCCGCTGTCTTAA
- a CDS encoding phage holin family protein, protein MEERKSLGGALVEVFDAGVTLVKAELSAVARKAGQVAKAKGIGAVLLLASTGPLIMGLIFIILAVFYGLMRLGLGAWAAALLIALLSFAVTGALVMMGLKKLSAEVPSDEPRFRREPMDDTDHSEPRGEHSGPRPTGPQGSGLHTARPTGDARMGVPASRDNAERDAYNPNGPRVELRRDPTEYAAGETRVMGEQGGVATVRVEHGTVTVPVYESKPGGEPQHYSSGLNKQIDGSEVGKPGHGHGHHHDPNLKEPVVLKDAPGIPVSTEPTFRGDMKRGGR, encoded by the coding sequence ATGGAAGAACGCAAGAGTCTGGGTGGCGCGCTGGTGGAGGTTTTCGACGCCGGCGTGACCCTCGTAAAGGCGGAACTGAGCGCCGTGGCCCGCAAGGCCGGGCAGGTGGCCAAGGCCAAGGGGATCGGCGCGGTGTTGCTGCTGGCCTCCACCGGGCCGCTCATCATGGGGCTGATTTTTATCATCCTGGCCGTGTTCTACGGCCTGATGCGCCTGGGGCTGGGGGCCTGGGCCGCCGCGCTGTTGATCGCCCTGCTGAGCTTTGCCGTGACCGGCGCGCTGGTCATGATGGGCCTGAAGAAGCTGAGCGCCGAGGTGCCCAGCGATGAGCCCCGTTTCCGGAGGGAGCCTATGGACGACACCGACCACAGCGAGCCCAGAGGTGAGCACAGTGGGCCCCGCCCCACCGGCCCCCAGGGCAGTGGGCTGCACACCGCCCGCCCCACAGGCGACGCGCGCATGGGCGTGCCCGCCAGCCGCGACAACGCTGAGCGCGACGCCTACAACCCGAACGGCCCCCGCGTAGAGCTGCGCCGCGACCCCACCGAATACGCGGCGGGCGAAACCCGCGTGATGGGTGAACAGGGCGGCGTGGCCACCGTGCGCGTGGAGCACGGCACGGTCACGGTGCCGGTGTACGAGAGCAAGCCCGGCGGCGAGCCGCAGCACTACAGCAGCGGCCTGAACAAGCAGATTGACGGCAGCGAAGTGGGCAAGCCCGGCCATGGGCACGGCCACCACCATGACCCCAACCTGAAAGAGCCCGTGGTGCTCAAAGACGCCCCTGGCATCCCGGTGAGCACCGAGCCCACCTTCCGGGGCGACATGAAGCGGGGTGGGCGCTGA